The Saccharothrix variisporea genome has a segment encoding these proteins:
- a CDS encoding acyl carrier protein — protein MDTAESDDLADRVLASVLAAARQAFRTDVDPTLDPIEAGFDSIAAMGMAGTLEQELGVECAIEDVFDTTSLAELADLLVQRIDAAGSR, from the coding sequence ATGGACACCGCAGAGAGCGACGACCTCGCCGACCGGGTGCTCGCCTCAGTTCTCGCCGCCGCCCGGCAGGCCTTCCGCACGGACGTCGACCCGACGCTCGACCCGATCGAGGCCGGGTTCGACTCGATCGCCGCGATGGGGATGGCCGGCACGCTCGAACAGGAGCTCGGCGTCGAGTGCGCGATCGAGGACGTCTTCGACACCACGTCGCTCGCCGAACTGGCCGACCTCCTGGTCCAGCGCATCGACGCGGCCGGCAGCCGGTAG
- a CDS encoding MFS transporter produces MSATDPPSAAPKSFLKSLVPEPGDKRTFVTSQFISGIGGGIIMPISILYFTRIVGIAAGEVGVAFMVAGLLAIPFSVPAGDLADRIGPRRVALSGLLGLSAAGVGFLFVQNSWTLLAAQSVITFSFAAYLPSAGALMRRVGGEQTVTLRSQVRVVANGGVALGTLVAGIGVDIGGPLAYRVLLVLFVLAQLSAGLLLLRLPRLPAPPRPPKQTGGTRAPRWIALRDLPFVAYTFVGGAMMLQSMILEILIPVWIVSHTVAPAWGITVAFVLNTVMVVLLQVRLGSKVQTVGDGGVALRRAGLVLLLGCVALSLMAEVSSWVALLLLIAGMVLLTLGEIWHASGTFAFEYGLPPAHAQGQYQGLSTTTSGVVKAAAPALLLGVTLSFGSTGWIGLGVLLLVLGLLGPAIAGWGERTRQEAEPEPTQADTTTGSST; encoded by the coding sequence ATGTCCGCGACCGATCCGCCGTCCGCCGCCCCGAAGTCCTTCCTGAAATCGCTCGTCCCGGAGCCGGGCGACAAGCGGACGTTCGTCACCTCGCAGTTCATCAGCGGCATCGGCGGCGGCATCATCATGCCGATCAGCATCCTCTACTTCACCCGGATCGTCGGCATCGCCGCGGGCGAGGTCGGTGTGGCGTTCATGGTGGCGGGGCTGCTGGCCATCCCCTTCTCGGTGCCGGCGGGTGATCTCGCCGACCGGATCGGTCCGCGACGCGTGGCCTTGTCGGGTCTGCTCGGGCTGAGCGCCGCGGGCGTCGGGTTCCTGTTCGTGCAGAACTCCTGGACGCTGCTCGCCGCCCAGTCCGTGATCACCTTCAGCTTCGCGGCCTACCTCCCGTCGGCGGGGGCGCTGATGCGCCGGGTGGGCGGCGAGCAGACGGTCACCCTGCGCTCCCAGGTCCGGGTGGTCGCCAACGGCGGGGTCGCGCTCGGCACGCTGGTGGCCGGGATCGGCGTCGACATCGGCGGGCCACTGGCCTACCGGGTGCTGCTGGTCCTGTTCGTCCTGGCGCAACTGAGCGCGGGACTGCTGCTCCTGCGCCTGCCGAGGCTGCCGGCGCCGCCACGGCCCCCGAAGCAGACCGGGGGCACGCGGGCACCGAGGTGGATCGCGCTGCGGGACTTGCCCTTCGTCGCCTACACCTTCGTCGGCGGCGCGATGATGTTGCAGAGCATGATCCTGGAGATCCTGATCCCGGTGTGGATCGTGTCCCACACGGTCGCACCGGCCTGGGGCATCACAGTGGCGTTCGTCCTCAACACCGTGATGGTCGTGCTGCTCCAGGTCAGGCTCGGCTCCAAGGTCCAGACCGTCGGGGACGGTGGTGTCGCGCTGCGCCGGGCGGGCCTGGTCCTGCTGCTCGGGTGCGTCGCGCTCAGCCTGATGGCGGAGGTGTCCTCGTGGGTGGCACTGCTGCTGCTGATCGCGGGCATGGTCCTGCTGACGCTGGGCGAGATCTGGCACGCGTCCGGCACGTTCGCCTTCGAGTACGGACTCCCTCCCGCCCACGCCCAGGGCCAGTACCAGGGGCTCTCCACCACCACGTCCGGAGTCGTGAAAGCCGCCGCGCCGGCCCTGCTGCTCGGCGTCACGCTGAGCTTCGGCAGCACCGGGTGGATCGGACTCGGCGTGCTCCTCCTCGTGCTCGGCCTGCTCGGACCGGCCATCGCCGGCTGGGGCGAGCGCACCCGGCAGGAAGCCGAACCGGAACCAACGCAAGCCGACACGACGACGGGTTCGTCGACATGA